In Umboniibacter marinipuniceus, a single genomic region encodes these proteins:
- a CDS encoding UPF0149 family protein translates to MAESTSLKPRELDKLVATLTPDGTFDRHQLRGYLSAVVVAPVKCPAEAWLGVLLAQVEVQELPATSSLLVSYAEQLAEQISSGTYRLPALGDAASAFEHLYSGVRQPLLQWCAGFQAGATDFNEYFRMPKNEHAAIIQESLMTLGCLAFPESVNYLAEQLALSNDDFIVHNRSRMPKALKQLHQLKTSERQTPEPLVGPDKRVSALLEAGPEEQLVLAQAIVLDNADCAEAWEILARLKSESVTQTIQCLEQAVRAAEHTLGREYLEFYRGQLWDQAPARVLIQSLVGLGASYKKDKQLKKAASYFEKALVLDRSDVVAARAALMTIYFELGNYDAVANILSRYDEQNAWVVYSRALLNYVRSGDTEASRFLREQAKLLNPHVPALMSQRKEAPANPRLDHSVGSVDEAAFYVSDAKNAWRKVIGSIVWLVDG, encoded by the coding sequence GTGGCTGAATCAACCTCACTGAAACCTCGCGAACTAGATAAGCTGGTGGCGACGTTAACACCGGATGGGACCTTTGATCGTCATCAATTACGCGGCTATCTTAGTGCCGTCGTCGTAGCGCCAGTGAAGTGTCCTGCAGAGGCTTGGTTAGGGGTATTACTCGCTCAGGTCGAGGTTCAGGAACTCCCCGCGACGAGCTCGTTATTGGTTAGTTATGCGGAGCAGTTAGCGGAACAGATTTCCAGCGGTACTTACCGACTTCCCGCTCTTGGCGACGCAGCCTCTGCCTTCGAGCATTTATATAGCGGGGTTCGTCAGCCGCTGCTGCAGTGGTGTGCTGGTTTCCAAGCGGGCGCAACGGATTTCAATGAGTATTTTCGAATGCCCAAGAATGAGCACGCCGCCATCATTCAAGAGAGCTTGATGACCTTAGGTTGCCTCGCATTTCCTGAAAGCGTCAACTATCTCGCCGAGCAGTTAGCCCTGTCGAATGATGACTTCATTGTTCACAATCGCTCACGTATGCCAAAGGCACTTAAGCAACTTCATCAGCTCAAGACTTCCGAGCGCCAGACACCCGAGCCATTGGTTGGGCCGGATAAGCGCGTGTCCGCTCTACTTGAAGCGGGGCCGGAGGAACAATTAGTGCTAGCGCAGGCAATTGTGTTGGATAATGCCGATTGTGCGGAAGCGTGGGAGATTTTAGCGCGCCTTAAGTCCGAGAGCGTGACACAAACGATTCAGTGCCTAGAGCAAGCAGTCCGCGCTGCCGAACACACTTTGGGGCGCGAGTATCTAGAGTTTTATCGAGGCCAGCTGTGGGATCAAGCGCCTGCTAGGGTCTTGATTCAAAGCCTGGTAGGTTTAGGCGCCAGCTATAAAAAAGATAAACAACTGAAGAAAGCAGCGAGTTACTTTGAAAAAGCCTTGGTATTGGACCGTTCAGATGTGGTGGCGGCACGAGCAGCGCTCATGACGATCTATTTCGAATTGGGTAACTATGACGCAGTCGCCAATATTCTTTCGCGCTATGACGAGCAAAATGCTTGGGTAGTTTACAGCCGAGCCCTACTGAACTACGTTCGCAGCGGCGATACCGAAGCATCACGCTTTCTGAGAGAGCAGGCTAAACTATTAAACCCTCACGTGCCCGCGCTAATGAGCCAGCGCAAAGAGGCGCCCGCAAACCCGCGATTGGATCATTCGGTAGGTAGTGTTGATGAGGCTGCCTTCTATGTGAGCGATGCCAAGAATGCTTGGCGAAAAGTGATAGGCTCAATCGTCTGGTTGGTGGATGGGTGA
- a CDS encoding peptidylprolyl isomerase — MAKSQRAAARHILVKTEKQALDLKRRLGQGQDFGVLAKRFSTCPSKKSGGDLGEFGRGDMVKAFDDVVFKQLTNEVHGPVKTKFGFHLIETIYRD; from the coding sequence ATGGCAAAATCACAACGAGCAGCAGCTCGACACATTCTAGTCAAGACGGAGAAGCAGGCATTAGACTTGAAGCGACGGCTAGGGCAAGGGCAGGATTTTGGCGTGCTCGCCAAGCGTTTTTCAACTTGCCCCTCTAAAAAATCCGGCGGAGACTTAGGGGAGTTTGGGCGCGGCGATATGGTTAAAGCTTTCGATGATGTCGTGTTTAAACAGCTCACCAATGAGGTTCATGGTCCGGTAAAAACTAAATTTGGTTTTCATCTCATTGAGACCATCTACCGCGATTAA